The following proteins come from a genomic window of Polyangiaceae bacterium:
- a CDS encoding NrdH-redoxin, whose amino-acid sequence MKVPGADKKEHRVRVYVTDSCPWCTSVKSYLRQHHVSFSEVNVQRDESAAREMVRRSGQQGVPQVDIDGRMIVGFDKARIDSLLGLRGS is encoded by the coding sequence ATGAAGGTGCCGGGCGCCGACAAGAAGGAGCACCGCGTGCGCGTGTACGTCACGGACAGCTGCCCCTGGTGCACAAGCGTCAAGTCTTACCTGCGCCAGCATCACGTGAGCTTCAGCGAGGTGAACGTGCAGCGAGACGAATCCGCGGCGCGCGAAATGGTGCGTCGGAGCGGACAACAAGGCGTGCCCCAGGTCGACATCGACGGTCGCATGATCGTCGGCTTCGACAAGGCGCGCATCGATTCCCTGTTGGGGCTCCGCGGAAGCTGA
- a CDS encoding co-chaperone GroES, giving the protein MNLQPLNGHVLLRPVEAEEKTAGGLYVPDSARELPAEGYVEAKPSGASDDIAIGDRVLYKKFSGEEIQLDGKKLRLVLEGDLLAKYVETDEIPD; this is encoded by the coding sequence ATGAATCTGCAACCGTTGAATGGACACGTGCTCTTGCGGCCGGTGGAGGCGGAAGAGAAGACGGCGGGCGGCTTGTACGTGCCCGATAGCGCCCGCGAGCTGCCGGCGGAGGGCTACGTGGAGGCCAAGCCGAGCGGCGCCTCGGACGACATCGCGATTGGCGACCGCGTGCTGTACAAGAAGTTCTCGGGCGAGGAGATCCAGCTCGACGGCAAGAAACTGCGCCTGGTGCTCGAGGGTGATCTGCTCGCCAAGTACGTGGAGACGGACGAAATCCCCGATTGA
- a CDS encoding peptidoglycan DD-metalloendopeptidase family protein, protein MARRVGIAIVLAAGSTACGGADDDVLGPGAAGAGGATEGIAGQSSWIGQSGAGGAGGAADAGVPPPPDAGAAGAPSVDECPRVRVVVAAGATLNVRPEPSTAQAPVGTLANGSIVDKIADVQGESVNGSTLWYQISSPNVSGYVSSTYAECTTDQAPVLTPPTGYYLPLQCGKSAKISQGNFGSFSHAGKSAYAFDFSLGVGTPMVAMADGVVLHVYDKTKPGDPCYDGGGSSCYPYANLVVLLHGDGTASIYKHLSKVLVSLNDFVPRGTPIGLSGSTGYSTGPHAHVMREENCGVANCQSIPLSFADVSGNGVPTTGQTVTSGNCP, encoded by the coding sequence TTGGCGCGTCGAGTTGGCATCGCCATCGTGCTGGCCGCGGGCTCGACCGCATGCGGCGGGGCGGACGACGACGTCCTGGGGCCGGGCGCGGCGGGGGCCGGGGGAGCTACCGAAGGCATCGCGGGACAGAGCTCCTGGATTGGCCAGAGCGGTGCGGGCGGTGCGGGAGGCGCCGCGGACGCCGGAGTGCCACCCCCTCCGGATGCGGGCGCGGCCGGCGCGCCTTCCGTGGATGAATGCCCGCGCGTGCGCGTCGTCGTGGCCGCTGGCGCGACCCTCAACGTGCGTCCAGAGCCGTCGACGGCGCAGGCGCCTGTCGGCACGTTGGCCAACGGTAGCATCGTCGACAAGATCGCGGACGTGCAGGGTGAAAGCGTGAACGGAAGCACGCTCTGGTATCAGATCAGCTCACCCAACGTATCCGGATACGTGTCGAGCACGTACGCGGAGTGCACCACGGACCAGGCTCCAGTCCTGACGCCGCCGACCGGCTACTACCTGCCTCTCCAATGTGGCAAGAGCGCGAAGATCAGCCAGGGCAACTTCGGCAGCTTCAGCCACGCGGGCAAGTCGGCATACGCGTTCGACTTCTCCTTGGGCGTGGGCACACCGATGGTCGCCATGGCGGACGGCGTCGTGCTCCACGTGTACGACAAGACCAAGCCCGGGGATCCCTGCTACGACGGCGGCGGCTCATCGTGCTACCCGTACGCCAATCTCGTGGTGCTGCTCCACGGTGACGGCACCGCGTCCATCTACAAGCACCTCAGCAAGGTGCTGGTATCGCTGAACGACTTCGTTCCCCGCGGCACCCCCATCGGGCTTTCCGGCTCCACGGGTTACTCCACCGGGCCCCACGCCCACGTGATGCGTGAGGAGAACTGCGGCGTGGCCAACTGCCAGTCCATTCCCCTGAGCTTCGCCGACGTTTCGGGCAACGGCGTGCCCACCACCGGCCAGACCGTCACCTCCGGCAACTGCCCCTGA
- a CDS encoding aldo/keto reductase gives MKRTRLGQHGPEVFPLALGCMGMSGVYGHSTDEEGIATIQEAIERGINVIDTGDFYGMGHNELLVGRALAGRRGKALLSVKFGALRGPDGAFNGIDTRPAALKNFASYSLKRLGVDVIDIYRPARLDPAVPIEETVGAIAELIDKGYVRYIGLSEVGAETIRRAHATHPVADLQIEYSLASRSPEQKIFPALEELGVSATLYGVLSRGLLSGRKPTEKGDFRAFLPRFAGEAGRKNEETVARLGALAKEGGRTPAQLCLGWVLAKQPRLVPLIGPRNREQLADLLGALERPLSADEVSAAEGIVAPGAIAGDRYHEAQMAHLDSER, from the coding sequence ATGAAGCGCACACGGTTGGGTCAGCATGGGCCCGAGGTCTTTCCGCTCGCCCTCGGTTGTATGGGTATGTCGGGTGTGTACGGTCACAGCACGGACGAGGAGGGCATCGCCACGATCCAAGAAGCCATCGAGCGTGGCATCAACGTGATCGACACCGGCGATTTCTACGGCATGGGGCACAACGAGCTCTTGGTCGGGCGCGCCCTCGCGGGACGCAGAGGCAAGGCGCTCTTGTCGGTGAAGTTCGGCGCGCTGCGAGGGCCCGATGGCGCGTTCAATGGCATCGATACGCGACCTGCGGCCTTGAAGAACTTCGCGAGCTACAGCTTGAAGCGCCTCGGTGTGGACGTCATCGACATCTACCGTCCGGCGCGCCTCGACCCCGCGGTGCCCATCGAAGAGACGGTGGGCGCCATCGCCGAGCTGATCGACAAGGGGTACGTCCGCTACATCGGGCTCTCGGAAGTCGGCGCGGAGACGATCCGACGCGCTCACGCCACCCATCCCGTGGCAGACTTGCAGATAGAGTATTCCCTCGCGAGCCGGAGCCCCGAGCAGAAGATCTTTCCGGCCCTCGAGGAGCTGGGCGTCAGCGCCACGCTCTATGGTGTGCTTTCCCGCGGCCTGCTCTCCGGTCGGAAGCCGACGGAAAAGGGAGACTTTCGAGCGTTCTTGCCACGGTTTGCCGGGGAAGCGGGCCGGAAGAACGAGGAGACGGTGGCGCGGCTCGGCGCTTTGGCGAAGGAGGGTGGCCGCACGCCGGCCCAGCTCTGTCTCGGATGGGTGCTCGCGAAGCAGCCGCGCTTGGTGCCGCTCATTGGGCCACGGAACCGCGAGCAGCTGGCCGATTTGCTCGGCGCGCTGGAGCGACCCCTCTCCGCGGACGAAGTGAGCGCCGCGGAGGGCATCGTGGCTCCGGGCGCCATCGCGGGCGACCGCTATCACGAGGCGCAGATGGCCCACCTGGACAGCGAGCGCTGA
- a CDS encoding addiction module toxin RelE codes for MPQAWSPKDERQYQEVKKSAEGRGKSPNVAKEIASRTVNKQRRKEGRTPNARSQGTGNPNQRLEERTVDELRNRARELGVDGRSKMDKHALVRAIRALE; via the coding sequence ATGCCCCAAGCGTGGTCGCCGAAGGACGAACGGCAGTATCAGGAAGTGAAGAAGAGCGCGGAAGGTCGTGGCAAGTCGCCGAACGTGGCGAAGGAGATTGCCTCGCGAACCGTGAACAAGCAGCGCCGCAAGGAAGGACGAACGCCGAACGCGAGGTCGCAAGGGACCGGCAATCCGAACCAGCGACTTGAAGAGCGGACGGTGGACGAGCTCCGCAATCGTGCGCGCGAGCTCGGCGTGGACGGACGTTCCAAGATGGACAAGCACGCCCTCGTGCGAGCGATCCGCGCCCTCGAGTGA
- a CDS encoding sigma-70 family RNA polymerase sigma factor, which produces MARARRGDPAAFDELVRGYLRPAYAVALAIVGRPADAEDIAQDAFCLAFEKLDTCRDPGRFSGWLLTIVKNQARNWLAKRKLRDVSRLSSPPEQPDEGDGPDTGALREPLLAALNLLGEAQREVVLLHDLEGWTHGEIAGALGISEVMSRQHLFVARKKLRAELEGGLSEERKHG; this is translated from the coding sequence GTGGCCCGTGCCCGACGCGGCGATCCCGCCGCGTTCGACGAGCTCGTGCGCGGCTATTTGCGGCCCGCCTACGCGGTGGCCCTGGCCATCGTGGGGCGACCCGCGGACGCTGAAGACATCGCCCAGGACGCGTTTTGCCTCGCCTTCGAGAAGCTCGACACCTGCCGCGACCCCGGCCGCTTCTCGGGTTGGCTGCTGACGATCGTGAAGAACCAGGCGAGGAACTGGCTCGCCAAGCGAAAGCTCCGAGACGTGTCTCGACTGAGCTCGCCCCCCGAGCAGCCGGACGAGGGCGATGGACCGGACACGGGGGCGCTGCGCGAGCCGCTGCTCGCGGCTCTGAATCTACTCGGGGAAGCGCAGCGGGAGGTGGTCTTGCTGCACGACCTGGAAGGCTGGACGCACGGCGAAATCGCCGGGGCGCTGGGCATCTCGGAAGTGATGTCGCGCCAACACCTGTTCGTCGCTCGCAAGAAGCTGCGCGCGGAGCTCGAGGGCGGTCTCTCGGAGGAGAGGAAACATGGCTGA
- a CDS encoding periplasmic heavy metal sensor produces the protein MSEPRNIRLMSALLLVGTFAAGTVTGAGIQRYFGRPPPPPHHPRGGPPMFGPLPLEQLDLSSEQQTKIRAIVEKHRPELEKILKESFPKVRAVNDEVEKELRTVLTAEQQKKLDELKRHRPPPPPGGPPPGGFGPPGGPPPPPPPD, from the coding sequence ATGAGTGAGCCGAGGAACATTCGCCTGATGAGCGCGCTGCTGCTGGTGGGCACGTTCGCCGCGGGCACGGTCACGGGGGCCGGGATCCAGCGCTACTTTGGCCGCCCGCCGCCGCCACCGCACCATCCGAGAGGCGGGCCGCCGATGTTCGGGCCGCTCCCGCTCGAGCAACTGGATCTGTCGTCGGAGCAGCAGACGAAGATCCGCGCCATCGTCGAGAAGCACCGGCCTGAGCTCGAGAAGATCTTGAAGGAGAGCTTCCCCAAGGTGCGGGCCGTGAACGACGAAGTGGAGAAGGAACTGCGGACGGTGCTCACCGCCGAGCAGCAGAAGAAGCTCGACGAGCTGAAGCGCCACCGCCCACCGCCGCCTCCCGGCGGCCCGCCGCCAGGTGGTTTCGGTCCTCCCGGCGGTCCACCTCCACCGCCCCCCCCGGACTAA
- a CDS encoding glutathione S-transferase, with the protein MKLYWCPKTRSLRILWLMEESGLPYERVVQNIRDAEAKNDPAFRAISPMGKVPAFEDGPVRLWDSGAIATYLADQYPETKLGISVGDPNRGAYLQWLMFTNSVVEPAMGEKFANLPSNPSSYGWGSWDLMLEVFRAGVEKGPFLFGEHFTGADVLMGMSAQYMREFGMLKDDPVLFGYAARCIERPAYKRAIELEASTKL; encoded by the coding sequence ATGAAGCTCTACTGGTGCCCGAAAACCCGCTCACTCCGAATCCTGTGGCTGATGGAGGAGTCCGGCCTCCCCTACGAGCGCGTGGTGCAGAACATCCGCGACGCCGAGGCCAAGAACGATCCCGCGTTTCGCGCGATCTCGCCCATGGGCAAGGTGCCCGCCTTCGAAGACGGGCCGGTGCGGCTGTGGGACTCCGGTGCCATCGCCACCTACCTCGCGGATCAGTACCCCGAGACGAAGCTCGGCATCTCCGTCGGCGATCCGAACCGCGGCGCCTACCTCCAATGGCTGATGTTCACCAACTCCGTGGTCGAGCCGGCGATGGGCGAGAAGTTCGCGAATCTGCCGTCGAACCCGAGCTCCTACGGTTGGGGCAGCTGGGATCTGATGTTGGAGGTGTTTCGCGCAGGGGTGGAGAAGGGCCCCTTCCTGTTCGGTGAGCATTTCACCGGAGCGGACGTACTCATGGGCATGAGCGCACAGTACATGCGCGAGTTCGGCATGCTGAAGGATGACCCGGTGCTGTTCGGCTATGCGGCTCGCTGCATCGAGCGCCCGGCGTACAAGCGTGCCATCGAGCTCGAGGCGAGCACGAAGCTCTGA
- a CDS encoding hydrogen peroxide-inducible genes activator, which yields MNLSALTIQQLRYLVAVEHHRSFRDAAASCHVSQPALSTQIKKVEELLGVAIFDRSRQPIVTTARGVQVVEEARIVLEHVERIGAIAAADTGLSGPYRLGVIPTLLATFVPLFLRRFTATHPRVELSIEETPTDSLLRRLREGTLDAGLAATPLEVPGVHEMVIAHEPMFVYLPPSHPLAERSRIRQRDLVGEHVWLLSEGHCFRTQVLHLCSADRSSSFESFRVNLECSSFETLIGLVDSGVGITVLPDLVSRTLSLSQRAGQLRRFATPEPARQIGVVVTREQARREITDALVEALRSGLPPELQAPKNVSVLSPVSDEAPRSHRRSAP from the coding sequence GTGAACCTATCGGCACTCACCATTCAGCAGCTTCGCTACTTGGTTGCAGTGGAGCACCATCGCAGCTTTCGCGATGCTGCGGCGTCTTGCCACGTCTCCCAGCCCGCCCTCAGCACGCAGATCAAGAAAGTGGAGGAGCTGCTCGGCGTCGCCATCTTCGACCGCTCGCGACAGCCCATCGTGACGACGGCGCGCGGCGTCCAAGTCGTGGAGGAAGCGCGCATCGTGCTCGAGCACGTGGAGCGCATCGGCGCCATCGCCGCAGCCGACACCGGCCTCTCCGGTCCTTATCGCTTGGGCGTGATCCCCACGCTGCTGGCCACCTTCGTGCCGCTCTTTCTGCGACGCTTCACCGCTACCCATCCGCGCGTGGAGCTGTCCATCGAAGAAACGCCCACCGACAGTCTGCTCCGCCGCTTGCGAGAGGGCACGCTGGATGCTGGCCTTGCCGCCACGCCGCTGGAGGTTCCCGGCGTGCACGAGATGGTCATCGCCCACGAGCCGATGTTCGTCTACTTGCCGCCGTCGCATCCCCTTGCGGAGCGCTCCCGAATTCGACAGCGAGATTTGGTCGGGGAGCACGTGTGGCTGCTGAGTGAGGGGCACTGCTTTCGCACCCAGGTCTTGCACCTGTGCAGCGCCGATCGCAGCTCCAGCTTCGAGAGCTTCCGCGTCAATCTCGAGTGCAGCTCCTTCGAAACACTGATTGGCCTCGTGGACTCCGGCGTCGGCATCACGGTGCTGCCGGATCTCGTGAGCCGCACACTGTCCCTCTCGCAGCGCGCGGGCCAGCTGCGCCGCTTCGCCACCCCGGAGCCCGCACGCCAGATCGGCGTGGTGGTGACCCGCGAGCAGGCTCGCCGCGAGATCACCGACGCCCTCGTGGAAGCGCTACGCAGCGGATTGCCCCCCGAGCTGCAAGCCCCCAAGAACGTGAGCGTCCTTTCCCCAGTGAGCGACGAGGCGCCCCGCTCCCACCGCCGTTCCGCTCCCTGA
- a CDS encoding alkaline phosphatase D family protein translates to MEGFEVLERDTFLAVGRTDQQSTRFWFRDGGGRVRTLEITGPGGGALFRGPVPKTDAAADHTATAAYPNDFPNASALFPGIGYRMRLLDRNGQALEAARFETSPAPGAAPERFAIGVASCHQPFDEDGRVSEKATRLLNVLVDALRSHGVKRMLLMGDQMYTDLPESRSLFDASYFETIAPSGRKSLLQCTREEVRRVLHQRHRTYWSVPGFQRLQSAFPCYPMLDDHEIADNFGTLEEHSNPEWQRVLGGALDAFHDYQACRMAPLDAAGTAFDYGWEYGPIASYVMDLRSEKRNVGDRIEMYGEAQLARLRDFLTEHGGAPVFMLVLTVPLAHVPDPAAHVAGALIPSGNDIQDRWSYPAVHHARKRLLDLLTQHRQRHPRQKLLLLGGDVHVGSVARVGGMVQLVSSALTNRESEMVNRAIALLPRFIGKLGKHDLDFELLPGVGGHDTNPVTTLNAGVVELIRREQEWDVVLRLLTADDDGNVCCKFESEPL, encoded by the coding sequence ATGGAGGGTTTCGAAGTTCTCGAGCGCGACACGTTCCTCGCCGTCGGACGCACGGACCAGCAATCTACTCGCTTCTGGTTTCGCGATGGCGGAGGCCGCGTGCGCACTCTGGAGATCACCGGACCGGGCGGCGGTGCGCTGTTTCGCGGGCCGGTTCCGAAAACCGATGCGGCCGCGGATCACACCGCCACGGCGGCTTATCCCAACGACTTCCCGAACGCGTCCGCGCTCTTCCCAGGCATCGGCTACCGAATGCGTCTCCTCGATCGGAACGGCCAGGCGCTGGAAGCCGCACGCTTCGAAACCTCCCCCGCGCCGGGAGCGGCTCCGGAGCGGTTTGCCATCGGCGTGGCCAGCTGCCACCAACCCTTCGACGAGGACGGCCGGGTTTCGGAGAAGGCGACCCGGCTGCTGAACGTCCTGGTCGACGCGCTTCGAAGCCACGGCGTGAAGCGCATGCTGCTGATGGGCGACCAGATGTACACGGACCTGCCGGAATCGCGCTCGCTGTTCGACGCTTCGTACTTCGAGACCATTGCGCCGTCTGGACGCAAGTCCCTCTTGCAGTGCACGCGAGAAGAGGTGCGGCGGGTCCTTCACCAGCGGCATCGCACCTACTGGAGCGTTCCCGGTTTCCAGCGCCTGCAGTCGGCCTTCCCCTGCTACCCCATGCTCGACGACCACGAGATCGCCGACAACTTCGGCACGCTGGAAGAGCACTCGAACCCCGAGTGGCAGCGGGTTCTCGGTGGCGCCCTGGATGCCTTCCACGATTATCAAGCTTGCCGAATGGCGCCGCTGGACGCCGCAGGAACTGCGTTCGACTACGGCTGGGAGTACGGTCCCATCGCCAGCTACGTGATGGACCTGCGCTCCGAGAAGCGAAACGTCGGCGACCGGATCGAGATGTACGGCGAAGCGCAGCTCGCGCGTCTCCGTGACTTCCTGACGGAGCACGGTGGCGCCCCCGTGTTCATGCTGGTGCTCACGGTTCCGCTAGCCCACGTTCCGGATCCTGCGGCGCACGTGGCGGGTGCGTTGATCCCATCCGGCAACGACATCCAAGATCGCTGGTCGTATCCGGCCGTTCATCACGCCCGCAAACGACTTCTGGACCTGCTGACCCAACATCGGCAGCGCCATCCCCGACAGAAGCTGCTGCTGCTGGGTGGAGACGTGCACGTGGGCTCCGTAGCCCGCGTCGGCGGGATGGTTCAGCTGGTGTCGAGCGCCCTGACCAACCGGGAGAGCGAGATGGTCAATCGCGCCATCGCGCTGTTGCCGCGATTCATCGGCAAGCTCGGGAAGCACGACCTCGATTTCGAGCTCCTGCCGGGTGTCGGGGGGCACGACACGAACCCCGTCACCACACTGAATGCGGGCGTGGTGGAGCTGATCCGGCGCGAGCAAGAGTGGGACGTCGTGTTGCGCCTGCTGACGGCGGATGACGACGGCAACGTGTGCTGCAAGTTCGAGAGCGAGCCGCTGTGA
- a CDS encoding SDR family oxidoreductase has protein sequence MANSQRPIALITGGSRGLGRSMAEHLAKQGVDLIITYRSRADEADAVVKHAREAGARCAALQLDVSDASTFGNFVERLQKELRSSFDSDRFDYLVNNAGTGLHASFLETTEEQLDALVNIHLKGPFLLTQKLVPLLRDGGRILNVSSGLARFTLPGYGAYAAVKGAIEVLSRYQAKELGERKITVNTLAPGAIATDFGGGVVRDNPQVNAMVAAATALGRVGQPDDVGAAVALLLSPGSAWITGQRIEVSGGQSL, from the coding sequence ATGGCCAACTCACAACGACCCATCGCACTCATCACCGGCGGCAGCCGCGGCTTGGGCCGCAGCATGGCCGAGCACCTGGCAAAGCAGGGCGTGGATCTGATCATCACGTACCGCTCCCGCGCAGACGAAGCCGACGCCGTGGTGAAGCACGCTCGCGAAGCCGGCGCCCGCTGCGCTGCCCTGCAGCTGGACGTCTCGGACGCTTCCACGTTTGGCAACTTCGTGGAGCGCCTGCAGAAGGAGCTCCGCTCGAGCTTCGACAGCGATCGCTTCGACTACCTGGTGAACAACGCAGGCACCGGCCTCCACGCCAGCTTCTTGGAGACCACAGAAGAGCAGCTGGACGCGCTGGTGAACATCCACCTGAAGGGGCCGTTCCTGTTGACCCAGAAGTTGGTCCCCTTGCTGCGGGACGGCGGTCGCATCCTGAACGTCTCCAGCGGGCTCGCTCGCTTCACGCTGCCCGGTTACGGCGCCTACGCCGCGGTGAAGGGCGCCATCGAGGTGCTCTCGCGCTATCAAGCCAAGGAGCTCGGGGAGCGCAAGATCACCGTGAACACCCTGGCCCCGGGCGCCATCGCCACGGACTTTGGCGGTGGAGTGGTCCGCGACAACCCGCAGGTGAACGCGATGGTCGCGGCGGCCACGGCGCTTGGCCGCGTGGGTCAGCCGGACGACGTGGGTGCGGCCGTCGCCCTGCTGCTCTCCCCCGGCTCGGCGTGGATCACGGGTCAGCGCATCGAGGTGTCCGGCGGGCAGAGCCTTTGA
- a CDS encoding LysR family transcriptional regulator, with protein sequence MDVDSLRIFLKVAETENLTRAGEHLGLPKAHVSRKLGALEASLDARLFHRSTRVVRLTPDGETLVPRARAIVREADEIGALFRGGRRLRGRVRLDLPQNLARRFVLPTLPELLQRHPDLELFVSATDRIVDAVGEGFDCVLRVGALPDMELTQRKLGELGMVNCVSRGYAERRGVPRSLEELDAHLLVNYASRLGGETPSFEYQAEGKTQHRTMASSVTVNSTDAYQAACLAGLGIVQVPLLGMRELIASGDIVEVLPAHRCAPMPVSLLHTHGRRAPNRVRVVMEWIADALAGHLN encoded by the coding sequence ATGGACGTCGATTCCCTGCGGATCTTCCTGAAGGTCGCGGAAACCGAAAACCTCACCCGCGCCGGTGAGCATTTGGGGCTGCCCAAGGCGCATGTCTCGCGGAAGCTCGGGGCACTGGAGGCCAGCCTGGACGCGCGCTTGTTCCATCGCTCTACCCGCGTGGTGCGCCTCACTCCGGACGGCGAGACGCTGGTGCCTCGAGCGCGCGCCATCGTGCGGGAGGCGGACGAGATCGGGGCATTGTTTCGAGGCGGGCGGCGGCTACGGGGGCGCGTGCGCCTCGACCTGCCCCAGAACCTGGCGCGTCGCTTCGTTCTGCCGACGCTGCCAGAGCTCTTACAGCGCCACCCGGATCTCGAGCTGTTCGTCAGCGCGACGGATCGCATCGTCGATGCGGTTGGGGAGGGCTTCGACTGCGTGCTGCGAGTGGGGGCGCTGCCGGACATGGAGCTCACCCAGCGCAAGCTGGGCGAGCTCGGCATGGTCAACTGCGTTTCCCGAGGCTACGCCGAGCGGCGAGGGGTCCCGAGATCGCTGGAGGAGCTCGACGCGCATTTGCTGGTGAACTACGCCTCCCGCCTCGGCGGCGAGACGCCTTCGTTCGAGTACCAGGCCGAGGGCAAGACGCAGCATCGCACCATGGCGTCGTCGGTGACCGTGAACAGCACGGACGCCTATCAGGCCGCGTGCCTGGCGGGCCTCGGCATCGTGCAAGTGCCGCTGCTCGGTATGCGGGAGCTCATCGCGAGCGGCGACATCGTGGAGGTGCTGCCCGCGCATCGCTGTGCCCCGATGCCGGTCTCGTTGCTGCACACCCATGGTCGCCGCGCCCCCAACCGCGTTCGCGTGGTGATGGAGTGGATCGCCGACGCTCTCGCCGGACACCTCAACTGA
- a CDS encoding RNA polymerase sigma factor — protein sequence MAKGIDPLISDIYRAEWGRLVARIIRLTGDFDLAEEATQQAFEAAVSRWRERGIPEHPRGWLTQTARHIALDKIRRGKVLRAKVERLDAEDTAAPGEALEIPDDRLRLIFTCCHPALALEAQVALTLRTLLGLETDEIARAFLVQPTTMAQRLVRAKRKITDAGIPYVVPETGQMPERLHAVLTVIYVVFTEGYAATRGESLLRTDLSSEAIRLARLILELLDPAPPEAKGLLALMLLHDSRRAARLDAAGDVVLLEDQDRRLWDQRAIAEALPLVAGAVGPFGLQAAIAAEHARAEKAGDTNWPAIVALYDRLRQVAPSPVVELNRAVAVAMVEGPGAGLEIIETLEELEGYHLLHSARAELLRRLGDSAGAKRSYARALELVGNDSERRFLERRLAELS from the coding sequence ATGGCCAAGGGGATAGACCCTTTGATTTCGGATATTTACCGCGCCGAGTGGGGCCGCTTGGTAGCCCGGATCATCCGCCTGACGGGTGATTTCGACCTGGCCGAGGAAGCGACCCAGCAAGCCTTCGAGGCGGCGGTGTCGCGCTGGCGGGAACGAGGCATCCCCGAGCATCCGCGGGGCTGGCTGACGCAGACGGCGCGCCACATTGCTCTCGACAAGATCCGTCGAGGCAAGGTGCTGCGGGCGAAGGTTGAGCGCCTCGACGCAGAAGACACCGCGGCGCCCGGAGAAGCGCTGGAGATCCCGGACGATCGCCTGAGGCTGATCTTCACCTGCTGCCACCCGGCCCTGGCGTTGGAGGCGCAGGTCGCCCTCACCCTGCGCACGCTCCTGGGTCTGGAGACCGACGAGATTGCGCGGGCGTTCCTGGTTCAACCGACGACCATGGCGCAGCGGCTGGTCCGCGCGAAGCGCAAGATCACCGACGCCGGCATTCCCTACGTGGTGCCCGAAACGGGCCAGATGCCGGAGCGGCTCCACGCCGTGCTGACGGTCATCTACGTGGTGTTCACCGAAGGATACGCGGCGACCCGCGGCGAGTCCTTGCTGCGGACCGACCTGTCGAGCGAGGCCATTCGGCTCGCGCGCCTGATCCTGGAGCTGCTCGACCCCGCTCCGCCCGAAGCGAAGGGGCTCCTCGCGCTGATGCTGCTCCACGACTCGCGACGTGCTGCCCGCTTGGACGCTGCGGGCGACGTCGTGCTCTTGGAGGACCAAGACCGGAGGCTCTGGGATCAGCGCGCGATCGCCGAAGCCTTGCCGCTGGTGGCAGGCGCCGTCGGCCCCTTTGGCCTGCAAGCGGCCATCGCTGCGGAGCACGCGCGGGCCGAAAAGGCGGGCGACACGAACTGGCCCGCCATCGTGGCGCTGTACGATCGCCTCCGGCAAGTGGCGCCGTCGCCCGTCGTGGAGCTGAACCGCGCCGTCGCCGTGGCCATGGTGGAGGGGCCGGGGGCAGGTCTCGAGATCATCGAGACCCTGGAGGAGCTCGAGGGCTATCACTTGCTGCACTCCGCGCGGGCTGAGCTCCTGCGCCGCCTGGGCGACTCTGCGGGTGCGAAGCGGAGCTACGCTCGTGCCCTCGAGCTGGTCGGCAACGACAGCGAGCGGCGCTTTCTCGAGCGGCGCCTGGCCGAGCTCAGTTGA
- a CDS encoding YciI family protein — protein MKYMILTYLDENAWLALSPEEQERQMNACAPHIEQLLKQKKLLAGAPLHPTTTATTIKNRDGKRLVLDGPFAETREQLGGYTIIEADDLDDAIAIAAGFIGESTLPTLELRPIVDFDGTPVAP, from the coding sequence ATGAAGTACATGATCCTCACCTATCTCGACGAAAACGCCTGGCTCGCGCTCTCTCCCGAGGAGCAAGAACGGCAGATGAACGCCTGCGCGCCGCACATCGAGCAGCTCCTGAAGCAGAAGAAGCTGCTGGCCGGCGCGCCGCTCCACCCTACGACCACCGCCACGACGATCAAGAACCGCGACGGCAAGCGGCTGGTCTTGGACGGGCCCTTTGCCGAAACGCGCGAGCAGCTCGGTGGCTACACCATCATAGAAGCGGACGATCTGGACGACGCCATCGCCATCGCCGCGGGCTTCATCGGCGAGAGCACCCTGCCTACCCTCGAGCTCCGTCCCATCGTCGACTTCGACGGCACACCGGTGGCGCCATGA